From a region of the Hymenobacter jejuensis genome:
- a CDS encoding lysylphosphatidylglycerol synthase domain-containing protein yields the protein MDVAARRRSLLVVAGKLLVTLLTLGLLYRSVFTDAATAEAWRSLLGSVLTVPVLAALALVPANWGLEAWKWWRLARHLEPVSFKRSFRAVFVGLTLGFVTPNRVGDYAGRIIELKSRRLDALGAVFLGRYCQLVATVLAGSVGLLYFLLKFYLIGYPATEVGLVAATLLLNAAVLLPLYRSRLLLAALTLVRPLRRFRRFLAVMPTYSAREIHAVLGLSCLRYAVFCAQFGLLLMAYGATPPVGPGLAAIAGTFLLKSLVPSLNALADVGVRELSATHLFGLLGQPVLPVLSASLSLWVINIALPSASGLLFVLRLKVFRKKKSKAEKAAVNS from the coding sequence TTGGATGTAGCAGCCCGACGGCGCAGTCTGCTGGTGGTAGCGGGCAAATTGCTCGTGACCCTGCTCACGCTGGGCTTGCTCTACCGCTCCGTATTCACCGATGCCGCCACCGCCGAAGCGTGGCGCAGCCTGCTCGGCTCCGTCCTAACGGTGCCGGTGCTGGCGGCGCTGGCCCTGGTGCCCGCTAACTGGGGCTTAGAGGCGTGGAAATGGTGGCGCTTGGCGCGGCATCTGGAGCCCGTTTCATTTAAGCGCAGCTTCAGGGCCGTGTTCGTGGGCCTGACGCTGGGTTTTGTAACTCCCAATAGGGTAGGCGATTACGCCGGCCGCATCATCGAGCTAAAAAGCCGCCGCCTGGACGCGTTAGGAGCGGTTTTCTTGGGGCGCTATTGCCAACTGGTGGCTACGGTGCTGGCGGGCTCGGTGGGCTTGCTGTACTTTCTGCTCAAGTTTTACCTGATCGGCTATCCGGCCACGGAAGTAGGGCTTGTTGCGGCTACGCTGCTGCTCAACGCTGCGGTATTGCTGCCTTTGTACCGCAGTCGTTTGTTGCTGGCGGCGCTTACGCTGGTGCGGCCGTTGCGCCGATTCCGGCGGTTTCTGGCCGTGATGCCCACGTATTCGGCCCGCGAAATCCATGCTGTGCTGGGGCTCTCGTGCCTGCGGTATGCAGTGTTTTGCGCACAGTTTGGTCTGCTGCTGATGGCGTATGGTGCCACGCCGCCCGTGGGCCCTGGTTTGGCGGCTATTGCAGGCACGTTTTTGCTGAAATCCTTGGTGCCTTCATTGAATGCGCTGGCGGACGTGGGCGTGCGCGAATTGTCGGCTACGCATTTGTTTGGCCTGTTGGGGCAGCCGGTTTTGCCGGTGCTGAGCGCGAGCCTGAGCTTGTGGGTAATCAACATTGCCTTGCCCAGCGCCTCGGGTTTGCTGTTTGTATTGCGGCTGAAAGTCTTCCGAAAGAAGAAATCCAAAGCTGAAAAAGCAGCCGTAAACTCGTGA
- a CDS encoding glycosyltransferase: protein MFSVLVAARNEAENLPNLLTDLAKQSLQVFDYEVIVIDDNSLDATAELVLQAVVASPLTLRLIRLADQPNTPTGKKAALQAGLEAAQAPWVICTDADCRVGPNWLRSYAEVVAYDPEVRFVSGPVLLTGPESGWHSLIGVEFVGLVGVGAASIGAGAPTMCNGANLAYRREAFAAVQGFAGNEHVPSGDDEFLLHKLHAAYPGSVRFLKNSNAIVTTAAPPTLAAFLAQRVRWASKWQHYQAAAPQHLAVLVLLANVALLVGLVLAIARPTLWPWVAVVWVLKLGSDAWFMQPVLQFFNRRRWLWWLVPLQVAYAPYALAVGLLGLRGGYSWKGRSVT, encoded by the coding sequence ATGTTCTCCGTACTCGTTGCTGCCCGAAACGAAGCCGAAAACCTCCCCAATCTTCTGACTGATCTAGCTAAGCAATCTTTGCAAGTATTTGATTATGAGGTGATTGTAATTGATGATAATTCCCTTGACGCTACGGCGGAACTCGTATTGCAAGCCGTCGTTGCCAGCCCACTCACGTTGCGGCTGATTCGTTTGGCTGACCAGCCTAACACGCCGACAGGTAAAAAAGCCGCCCTGCAAGCGGGCTTAGAAGCAGCGCAAGCCCCGTGGGTAATTTGTACCGATGCCGATTGCCGCGTGGGCCCGAATTGGCTCCGCAGCTACGCCGAAGTAGTGGCCTACGACCCGGAAGTGCGCTTCGTCAGTGGCCCGGTGCTGCTCACCGGCCCCGAGTCTGGCTGGCACAGCCTGATCGGGGTAGAATTTGTGGGCTTAGTAGGCGTGGGTGCTGCCAGCATTGGGGCGGGTGCGCCTACCATGTGCAACGGCGCCAACTTAGCTTACCGCCGCGAGGCTTTCGCGGCGGTGCAGGGTTTTGCGGGCAACGAGCATGTTCCCAGCGGCGACGACGAGTTTCTGCTGCACAAGCTACATGCGGCCTACCCAGGTAGCGTTCGGTTCCTCAAAAACTCCAACGCCATCGTGACGACAGCCGCGCCCCCAACGCTGGCGGCATTTTTAGCCCAACGTGTACGGTGGGCCAGCAAATGGCAGCACTACCAAGCGGCAGCCCCGCAGCACCTCGCCGTGTTGGTGCTGCTGGCCAATGTGGCGTTGCTGGTGGGTTTGGTGCTGGCAATAGCCCGCCCCACGCTTTGGCCGTGGGTGGCCGTGGTGTGGGTGCTCAAGCTGGGTAGCGATGCGTGGTTTATGCAGCCCGTGCTACAGTTTTTTAATCGGCGGCGGTGGCTCTGGTGGTTGGTGCCGTTGCAGGTGGCGTATGCGCCCTACGCGCTGGCCGTCGGGCTGCTGGGGCTACGGGGTGGGTATTCGTGGAAGGGCAGGAGCGTTACGTAA